A genomic window from Polaribacter gangjinensis includes:
- a CDS encoding heavy-metal-associated domain-containing protein: MTTNIQIENLKCGGCAATIKKGISSINGVNDVAVDVENSIVTIDSENANLVEIKEKLSKLGYPEVGDKNTVLHKAKSFVSCAVGKMDS; the protein is encoded by the coding sequence ATGACTACAAATATTCAAATAGAAAACTTAAAATGTGGTGGTTGTGCAGCTACCATCAAAAAAGGAATTTCATCGATAAATGGTGTGAATGATGTTGCAGTTGATGTAGAAAATTCAATAGTAACTATTGATTCAGAAAACGCAAACCTGGTTGAAATCAAAGAAAAACTTTCCAAATTAGGATATCCAGAAGTGGGAGATAAAAACACAGTACTTCACAAAGCAAAATCGTTTGTGAGTTGTGCTGTTGGAAAAATGGATTCATAA
- a CDS encoding B12-binding domain-containing radical SAM protein, with translation MQTNLLFITPPFTQLNTAYPASAYLKGFLEKNEVSFAHCDLSIELFTAIFTSDFLQEIFKEADDLKNFDFPKVRKLKEIYISRVDFVIAFLQKQDIESANKILETNFLPKGHRLIHVNKAIKWENGESGIIDKAKHYSTLFIEEIGDFIQANVDEFFAFTKYAEQIATAASNFNQIDEFLNSQHSLIEDKMFDLLETQILEHSPNLVCFTIPFPGNLFAALRCSQFIKQFFPKISIAIGGGYCNTELRSLSDPRIFEYVDFISLDDGEGPLLKIVHFLEGKIDINQLERTYILEKNKVVYKNKTPNTIYHHKNLPAPSYAGLPFHKYVSFLDVVNPMHRMWTDARWNKLTISHGCYWKQCSFCDVTLDYIGNYQNTTADDLVNKIEQIMQDTGITGFHFVDEAAPPKMLKALSLKLIERDVKITWWTNIRFEKTFDFELCQLMAKSGCIAVTGGLEVASDRLLAKMKKGVDIAQVTRVTHNFSQNNILVHAYLMYGFPTETEQETIDSLEVVRQLFEKNCIQSAFWHQFTATAHSPVGQNPDEFSIEIIGPTFEGFAQNDLYHKDPKGADHPKYTKGLNLALHNYLNNAGYQENLQNWFDFPIPKTTHPKNLIEGFLS, from the coding sequence ATGCAAACCAATCTCCTTTTTATTACGCCACCATTTACGCAATTAAATACAGCATATCCTGCAAGTGCTTATTTAAAAGGGTTTTTAGAAAAAAATGAGGTTTCTTTTGCGCACTGTGATTTAAGTATTGAGCTTTTTACAGCCATTTTTACAAGCGATTTTTTACAAGAAATTTTTAAAGAAGCAGATGATTTAAAAAATTTTGATTTTCCAAAAGTTCGAAAGTTGAAGGAAATTTACATTTCAAGAGTTGATTTTGTAATTGCTTTTCTTCAAAAACAAGATATTGAAAGTGCTAATAAAATTTTGGAAACCAATTTTTTGCCAAAAGGTCACAGGTTGATTCATGTAAATAAAGCTATCAAATGGGAAAATGGTGAATCAGGAATTATTGACAAAGCAAAACATTATTCCACACTTTTTATTGAAGAAATTGGCGATTTTATTCAGGCAAATGTTGATGAATTTTTTGCATTTACAAAATACGCTGAACAAATTGCAACAGCAGCAAGCAATTTTAATCAAATTGATGAATTTTTAAACAGTCAACATTCTTTGATTGAAGACAAAATGTTCGACCTTTTAGAAACGCAAATTTTAGAACATTCCCCAAATTTGGTTTGTTTTACGATTCCTTTTCCTGGAAATTTATTTGCGGCTTTGCGTTGTTCTCAATTCATTAAACAGTTTTTTCCGAAGATTTCTATCGCAATTGGTGGTGGTTATTGCAATACTGAACTACGTTCATTAAGTGACCCAAGAATTTTTGAGTATGTAGATTTTATTTCGTTGGATGATGGTGAAGGACCTTTACTTAAAATTGTTCATTTTTTAGAGGGTAAAATTGATATCAATCAACTAGAAAGAACGTATATTTTAGAAAAAAACAAGGTTGTTTATAAAAATAAAACGCCCAATACCATTTATCATCACAAAAATTTGCCTGCGCCAAGTTACGCAGGTTTGCCTTTTCATAAATATGTGTCTTTTTTGGATGTAGTAAATCCAATGCACAGAATGTGGACAGATGCAAGATGGAATAAACTCACGATTTCTCATGGATGTTATTGGAAGCAATGTTCTTTTTGCGATGTTACGTTAGATTATATTGGTAATTATCAAAATACTACTGCAGATGATTTGGTCAATAAAATTGAGCAAATTATGCAAGATACTGGCATTACAGGTTTTCATTTTGTAGATGAAGCTGCACCTCCAAAAATGCTCAAAGCACTTTCTTTGAAATTGATAGAAAGAGATGTAAAAATTACTTGGTGGACAAACATTCGTTTCGAAAAAACCTTCGATTTTGAGTTGTGTCAACTCATGGCAAAATCAGGTTGCATTGCTGTAACTGGTGGTTTAGAAGTTGCTTCAGACAGATTATTGGCAAAAATGAAAAAAGGTGTAGATATTGCGCAAGTTACGAGAGTTACTCACAATTTTTCGCAAAATAATATTTTGGTTCATGCCTATTTGATGTATGGTTTTCCTACAGAAACAGAACAAGAAACTATAGATTCTTTGGAAGTTGTAAGGCAATTATTTGAGAAAAATTGCATTCAATCTGCATTTTGGCATCAATTTACAGCAACTGCTCATAGTCCTGTTGGACAAAATCCGGATGAATTTAGCATTGAGATTATTGGTCCTACTTTTGAAGGATTTGCTCAAAATGATTTGTATCACAAAGACCCAAAAGGCGCAGATCATCCAAAATATACCAAAGGATTAAACTTGGCATTGCATAATTATTTGAATAATGCAGGTTATCAAGAAAATCTGCAAAATTGGTTCGATTTTCCCATTCCAAAAACCACACATCCTAAAAATTTAATTGAGGGATTTTTAAGTTGA
- a CDS encoding sigma-70 family RNA polymerase sigma factor, which translates to MRQLKITKQVTNRDAKSLEKYFQEISKIELITADEEVELAIKIKKGDKRALDLLVKSNLRFVVSVAKQYQNQGLKLSDLINEGNLGLVKAAKRFDETRGFKFISYAVWWIRQSILQALAEQSRIVRLPLNKIGSINKINKVYAKLEQQNERVPSYVEIANELDLTEQNIAQSMKNSGRHLSMDAPFREGEDANFYSILGSEDSPKPDNSLMKKSLEIEISRALNTLPEKEAAIIQMYYGLNNKNTTYSLTEIGETFNITRERVRQVKQRALNKLKSKSRATVLRTYL; encoded by the coding sequence ATGAGGCAACTTAAAATCACAAAACAAGTAACAAATCGAGATGCGAAATCTTTGGAAAAATACTTTCAAGAAATTAGTAAAATCGAATTGATTACGGCTGATGAAGAAGTAGAATTGGCAATAAAAATTAAAAAAGGCGATAAAAGAGCATTGGATTTATTGGTAAAATCGAACTTACGATTCGTGGTTTCTGTTGCCAAACAATATCAAAATCAAGGTTTAAAATTATCTGATTTAATTAATGAAGGCAATTTAGGATTGGTAAAAGCTGCCAAAAGATTTGATGAAACAAGAGGTTTTAAATTTATTTCGTATGCAGTTTGGTGGATTCGTCAATCAATTTTACAAGCGTTGGCTGAACAATCAAGAATTGTGCGTTTGCCGTTAAATAAAATTGGAAGCATCAATAAAATTAATAAAGTATATGCAAAATTAGAGCAGCAAAACGAACGAGTTCCTTCGTATGTTGAAATCGCCAATGAATTGGATTTGACCGAGCAAAATATTGCACAAAGCATGAAAAATTCTGGCAGACATTTGTCTATGGATGCTCCTTTTAGAGAAGGTGAAGATGCTAATTTTTACTCTATTTTAGGTTCAGAAGATTCTCCAAAACCTGATAATTCTTTGATGAAAAAATCCTTAGAAATTGAAATTAGCAGAGCATTAAATACACTTCCTGAAAAAGAAGCTGCAATTATTCAAATGTATTATGGGTTGAATAATAAAAACACCACTTACAGTTTGACAGAAATTGGTGAGACTTTTAATATCACAAGAGAACGTGTTCGTCAAGTAAAACAACGCGCTTTGAATAAATTAAAATCAAAATCTAGGGCTACTGTTTTAAGAACGTATCTTTGA